The proteins below are encoded in one region of Geobacter sp.:
- a CDS encoding Hsp20 family protein, translating to MAIVKYNPIKELRSMQEQMNRLLDLAWNRETGEDLREGVWQPAVDIYEDDESVVIKAEIPDIDQKDIEVKIEDNTLILRGERKHDKSIRKENYHRVERYYGAFQRSFQLPHTIDQEQIKATCDKGVLTITLPKKGETKPKQITVEVK from the coding sequence ATGGCAATCGTGAAGTACAATCCGATCAAGGAACTGAGATCGATGCAGGAGCAGATGAACCGGCTCCTGGACCTGGCATGGAACCGGGAAACCGGCGAAGACCTGCGGGAAGGGGTTTGGCAGCCGGCAGTGGATATCTATGAAGACGACGAATCGGTGGTGATCAAGGCGGAGATTCCTGACATCGACCAGAAGGATATCGAGGTAAAGATCGAGGACAACACCCTCATCCTGCGGGGCGAACGAAAACACGACAAGAGCATCCGCAAGGAGAACTACCACCGGGTAGAGCGCTATTATGGCGCCTTCCAGCGCAGCTTCCAGCTTCCCCACACCATCGATCAGGAACAGATCAAGGCGACCTGCGACAAGGGGGTCTTGACGATAACACTCCCCAAGAAAGGCGAAACCAAGCCGAAGCAGATCACGGTCGAGGTGAAATAG
- the sfsA gene encoding DNA/RNA nuclease SfsA, with the protein MHLPDHLLNGTLISRYKRFLADIALDNGSVVTVHCPNSGSMKGCALPGSPVILSRSDNPGRKYPHTWEMVRVGGFWIGINTSLPPRLVAEGIREGVVAELQGYASIRAEVPCGQSRIDLLLQGGAAPCWVEVKNVTLVEGKMALFPDAVTTRGQKHLRELMEIVQNGQRGVIFFVVQRGDAEAVAPADSIDPAYGTLLRQALDAGVEALAYRATVSPDGIRLEKRLPVLP; encoded by the coding sequence ATGCATCTCCCCGACCACCTGCTGAACGGCACCCTGATCAGCCGCTACAAGCGTTTTCTGGCCGACATTGCCCTTGACAACGGCTCCGTCGTTACGGTCCATTGCCCCAATTCGGGGAGCATGAAAGGGTGTGCCCTGCCGGGCAGCCCGGTCATCCTTTCCCGGAGTGACAACCCGGGAAGGAAATACCCCCATACCTGGGAGATGGTCCGGGTCGGCGGGTTCTGGATCGGCATCAACACCTCGCTCCCGCCCCGGCTGGTGGCAGAAGGGATCAGGGAGGGGGTCGTCGCGGAACTGCAGGGATACGCAAGCATCCGGGCAGAGGTCCCCTGCGGCCAGAGCCGCATCGACCTGCTGCTGCAGGGAGGAGCGGCGCCCTGCTGGGTTGAGGTGAAGAACGTCACCCTGGTGGAGGGAAAGATGGCCCTTTTCCCCGACGCGGTAACGACGCGGGGGCAGAAGCACCTGCGCGAGCTGATGGAGATCGTGCAGAACGGCCAGCGGGGGGTGATCTTTTTCGTAGTCCAGCGGGGGGATGCCGAGGCGGTCGCCCCTGCCGACAGCATCGACCCGGCATATGGCACGCTCCTGCGCCAGGCCCTGGATGCCGGCGTCGAAGCCCTGGCATACCGGGCCACGGTTTCACCTGACGGGATCCGTCTGGAGAAACGGTTACCGGTCTTGCCGTAA
- the larE gene encoding ATP-dependent sacrificial sulfur transferase LarE produces the protein MTLLSDKHARLREILAEMESALIAFSGGVDSTLLAKVAFDVLGERACAITATSPTYPESEFREAVSLAEGIGIRQVVVESNELEIPGFAANPKDRCYHCKKELFLICRAKAEEFGFAGICDGTTVDDLGDYRPGRQAAGELAVRSPLLEAGFTKDEVRLLSRELGLPTWDKQAYACLASRFPYGEEITAAKLRMVEVCEEYLKASGFRTYRVRYHGDTARIELSPEEIGRMLDVELRRQVVALFRKAGFRFVALDLEGYRTGSMNEATVG, from the coding sequence ATGACCCTGTTGTCCGACAAGCATGCCCGTTTGCGGGAGATACTTGCAGAGATGGAATCGGCACTGATCGCCTTTTCCGGAGGGGTGGACTCGACGCTTTTGGCAAAGGTCGCCTTTGATGTCCTGGGGGAGCGGGCCTGCGCCATTACCGCGACCTCGCCGACCTATCCGGAGTCGGAATTCCGGGAGGCGGTCAGCCTGGCGGAGGGCATCGGCATCAGGCAGGTGGTGGTGGAGTCCAATGAGCTTGAGATCCCCGGTTTTGCCGCAAACCCGAAGGATCGCTGTTATCACTGCAAGAAAGAACTGTTCCTGATCTGCCGGGCCAAGGCCGAAGAGTTCGGTTTTGCCGGCATCTGCGACGGCACCACCGTCGACGACTTGGGGGATTACCGTCCCGGCCGGCAGGCAGCAGGCGAGCTTGCCGTACGCAGCCCTCTGTTGGAGGCAGGATTTACCAAGGACGAGGTAAGGCTCCTGAGTCGGGAGCTGGGGCTTCCCACCTGGGACAAACAGGCCTATGCCTGCCTGGCGAGCCGTTTTCCCTACGGCGAGGAGATCACTGCCGCCAAACTGCGGATGGTCGAGGTCTGCGAGGAATATCTCAAAGCATCGGGTTTTCGCACCTACCGGGTACGGTACCACGGCGATACCGCGCGTATCGAGCTTTCTCCGGAGGAGATCGGGCGGATGCTCGATGTTGAGCTCCGCCGGCAGGTGGTGGCTCTCTTCAGGAAGGCAGGGTTCAGGTTTGTTGCACTGGACCTGGAGGGGTATCGAACCGGGAGCATGAACGAGGCGACGGTCGGCTAG
- a CDS encoding DUF327 family protein: MRIDEKLPARRVDKKAQRSESGKGSGARPSPFSTALVKSGDLLVDRAVELEELKKEIDLAGDNLERDPSMAHFKEFRELLTSMARKVTAEAYRVELLSGTPKAPAYHEIITVIDKHADSLYRLIMSEQKDRIKIAAKIQEIRGLLVSLTL, from the coding sequence ATGCGCATCGACGAAAAACTGCCGGCTCGACGTGTGGACAAAAAGGCGCAGCGCTCCGAATCGGGAAAAGGGAGCGGGGCGCGTCCCTCCCCCTTTTCCACTGCTCTGGTCAAGAGTGGAGATCTCCTCGTCGACCGGGCCGTCGAGCTGGAAGAGTTGAAGAAGGAGATCGACCTTGCCGGTGACAATCTGGAACGCGACCCGAGCATGGCCCATTTCAAGGAGTTTCGCGAACTCCTGACCTCCATGGCCCGCAAGGTGACAGCCGAGGCCTATCGCGTCGAGCTGTTGAGCGGCACCCCCAAAGCCCCGGCCTATCACGAGATCATTACCGTCATTGACAAACATGCCGATTCTCTCTACCGTCTGATCATGAGCGAACAGAAGGACCGGATCAAGATCGCCGCCAAGATCCAGGAGATCAGGGGCCTGCTGGTCAGCCTGACGCTTTAG
- a CDS encoding Rrf2 family transcriptional regulator, whose protein sequence is MRLSTKSRYGLRAVCDIAFYAANRPVQIQDIANRQDISPRYLEQIFQSLKRAGILKSKRGPQGGYLLARTLNEISVRDVVAATEGDLLLVDCGKKKNGRKRSVCALDGKCVTQTVWCEATAKLEELFSGISLENLCERGEAMGLEKDAAAIPRKGSRKCGK, encoded by the coding sequence ATGCGGTTGTCCACGAAGAGTCGTTACGGGTTGCGGGCTGTCTGCGACATTGCCTTTTACGCAGCCAACCGGCCGGTTCAGATCCAGGATATCGCCAACCGTCAGGATATCTCTCCCCGGTATCTGGAGCAGATTTTCCAGAGCCTGAAGCGGGCAGGTATCCTCAAAAGCAAGCGGGGGCCGCAGGGGGGGTATCTCCTGGCCAGAACCCTGAATGAGATCTCGGTCAGGGACGTGGTGGCTGCCACCGAGGGGGACCTGCTCCTGGTTGACTGCGGGAAAAAGAAAAACGGGCGGAAGAGAAGCGTCTGTGCCCTGGATGGCAAGTGCGTCACTCAGACCGTCTGGTGCGAGGCGACTGCCAAGCTCGAAGAGCTGTTCTCGGGCATCAGCCTGGAGAACCTCTGTGAGCGGGGAGAGGCGATGGGGCTGGAAAAGGACGCCGCGGCCATTCCCCGCAAGGGATCGCGGAAGTGCGGTAAATGA
- a CDS encoding diaminopimelate epimerase gives MKFTKMHGAGNDYVYVNCFQEQVADPPEVAIKVSNRNFGIGSDGLILIMPSDKADVRMRMFNSDGSESEMCGNGIRCVAKYAFDHGIVTKKEITAETGAGILTLQLYTGTDNRVDRVRVNMGAPRLTRAEIPMLGEAGEQVVGQPLNILHTTFSITCASMGNPHCVIFVDDVEHFQVEKYGPLIENHEMFPRRTNVEFVQVLSRTEVRQRTWERGAGETLACGTGASAVCVAAFLNGLTERRILNHLSGGDLELEWSEAGPVFMTGPATEVFSGEIDLTRL, from the coding sequence ATGAAATTCACCAAGATGCACGGTGCGGGCAACGATTATGTCTATGTGAACTGCTTTCAGGAGCAGGTCGCCGATCCCCCCGAAGTCGCCATCAAGGTCTCCAACCGCAACTTCGGCATTGGTTCCGACGGCTTGATCCTGATCATGCCTTCGGACAAGGCCGACGTACGGATGCGTATGTTCAACTCCGACGGCTCAGAGTCGGAGATGTGCGGCAACGGCATCCGGTGCGTGGCCAAATACGCGTTCGATCACGGCATCGTCACCAAGAAGGAGATCACGGCCGAGACCGGGGCAGGCATCCTTACCCTGCAGCTCTATACCGGCACGGACAACAGGGTGGACAGGGTCAGGGTCAACATGGGAGCGCCTCGCCTCACCCGCGCCGAGATACCGATGCTGGGCGAAGCCGGGGAGCAGGTGGTCGGGCAGCCGCTCAACATCCTCCACACCACCTTCAGCATCACCTGCGCCTCCATGGGCAACCCCCACTGCGTCATCTTCGTCGACGACGTGGAGCATTTCCAGGTGGAAAAATACGGCCCGCTCATCGAAAACCACGAAATGTTCCCACGGCGCACCAATGTGGAGTTCGTCCAGGTCCTCTCCCGCACGGAAGTCCGCCAGCGGACCTGGGAACGGGGCGCAGGCGAGACGCTTGCCTGCGGAACCGGCGCCAGCGCGGTCTGTGTGGCTGCTTTCCTCAATGGCCTCACCGAACGGCGGATACTAAATCATCTGTCGGGTGGCGACCTTGAGCTGGAATGGAGCGAAGCTGGCCCCGTCTTCATGACCGGCCCGGCCACCGAGGTTTTCTCCGGAGAGATCGACCTCACCCGGCTCTGA
- a CDS encoding response regulator, giving the protein MAFLPKSISSVWTVSQHAECEQPMLRRLDVQIILLLSLILTTMISVFGWRIASRQSDLYVRTMAENARVLSATHAANAAHLLVVNEFAGLEEQMLEVARLPNILSINVMEMDGTVLCDLARPSLKAEPKLSYRRDKVAVPSRRDAIMLQENGRLVSWTPILAGKPLGWLKITFSLRAVEEMRESIWENILLMGTLWIVVGIGLMYLVLKPPLQAIRELSFFARDLNRHKGRQVNVARGAMEIDLLTDALNHASAELQAAEERLDAERERLSVTIRSIGEGVLACDREGRVMLMNRAAEVLTGWDATEAFGQPFDKVFRVADENTGEPITVPLQRIVEAGRAIEFVAHALLVARDGARRNIADSGAPIINAQGESIGVVIVFRDETEWLQAERARLELEGQLRQSQKMEAIGHLAGGIAHDFNNILTAIMGYSSMLIEMAGVDEQRRSVAEKILHASERASSLTRGLLAFSRKQKMEMQTVDLNAIIRNLEQMLRRIIGEDIDLKTDLAEGALLINADVSQIEQVMLNLVTNARDAMASGGLLSIVTLQTMMDASSREFEGTLPVTGSFALLCISDSGIGMDEATVQRIFEPFFTTKRTGKGTGLGLSIVHGIIQQHGGLIRVYSNEGIGTTFKIYLPLVADGEAVTAAVEDTPARGGNERILLVEDETEVRQVLKLMLQKGGYHVVEASDGDEAWELLQKDHTGIRLVVSDLIMPRMTGKELLDRIREHLPAIRVLFISGYTFDVIQYKGILEGEVDLLMKPFTANRFLTRVREALDR; this is encoded by the coding sequence ATGGCATTTTTGCCGAAGTCGATTTCCAGCGTCTGGACAGTCAGTCAGCACGCTGAATGCGAGCAGCCCATGCTGAGGCGTCTCGATGTACAAATCATTCTGCTCCTTTCCCTGATCCTGACGACCATGATTTCCGTCTTCGGGTGGCGTATCGCCAGTCGTCAATCGGATCTCTACGTCCGTACCATGGCGGAAAACGCCCGGGTGCTTTCCGCAACCCATGCCGCTAACGCTGCGCACCTGCTGGTGGTGAACGAGTTTGCCGGACTCGAAGAACAGATGTTGGAGGTGGCGCGCCTCCCCAATATCCTGAGCATCAACGTCATGGAGATGGATGGCACGGTGTTGTGCGATCTGGCCCGCCCATCCCTGAAAGCGGAACCAAAGCTGTCCTATCGGCGGGACAAGGTGGCGGTCCCTTCCCGGCGCGATGCGATCATGCTGCAGGAAAACGGACGCCTGGTCAGCTGGACCCCAATCCTTGCCGGCAAACCGCTTGGCTGGTTGAAAATCACCTTCAGCCTCCGTGCTGTGGAGGAGATGCGCGAGTCGATTTGGGAAAATATCCTGCTGATGGGTACGCTCTGGATTGTCGTCGGCATTGGCCTCATGTACCTTGTCTTGAAACCCCCGTTGCAAGCCATCCGCGAGCTCAGTTTTTTCGCCCGTGACCTGAACCGGCATAAAGGCCGCCAGGTGAACGTGGCGAGAGGTGCCATGGAGATCGATCTGCTGACAGATGCACTCAACCATGCATCTGCCGAGCTGCAGGCTGCTGAGGAGCGGCTGGATGCCGAACGGGAGCGGTTGTCCGTGACCATCAGGAGCATCGGCGAAGGCGTGTTGGCCTGCGATCGGGAAGGTCGGGTCATGCTGATGAATCGGGCTGCAGAGGTTCTCACTGGCTGGGATGCCACCGAAGCTTTCGGGCAGCCGTTCGACAAGGTCTTCCGGGTGGCGGATGAGAACACCGGCGAACCGATCACTGTCCCGTTGCAGCGGATCGTCGAGGCGGGACGGGCAATTGAGTTTGTGGCTCATGCGTTGCTGGTTGCCAGGGATGGTGCTCGGCGGAACATAGCAGACAGCGGCGCCCCGATCATTAATGCCCAAGGAGAGTCAATCGGCGTCGTGATCGTGTTCCGCGATGAAACGGAATGGCTGCAAGCGGAGCGGGCGCGGCTCGAACTGGAGGGACAACTGCGCCAGTCCCAGAAGATGGAGGCCATCGGGCACCTTGCCGGCGGCATCGCCCATGATTTCAATAACATCCTGACAGCCATCATGGGGTACTCCTCCATGCTCATCGAGATGGCCGGTGTCGATGAGCAGCGGCGGTCGGTGGCTGAGAAGATCCTTCACGCTTCCGAGCGTGCTTCGAGCCTGACACGGGGGCTTCTCGCCTTCAGCCGCAAGCAGAAGATGGAAATGCAGACGGTTGATTTGAATGCAATTATCCGTAATCTCGAACAGATGCTGCGCCGGATCATTGGTGAGGACATTGATCTGAAAACAGACCTGGCAGAGGGAGCTCTGCTGATTAATGCCGATGTCAGCCAGATAGAACAGGTCATGCTCAATCTCGTCACCAATGCCCGGGATGCAATGGCATCAGGGGGGCTGTTGAGCATCGTAACGCTACAGACCATGATGGATGCATCCTCCCGTGAATTTGAGGGTACGTTACCCGTGACCGGCAGTTTTGCCCTTCTGTGCATCTCCGATAGTGGGATCGGCATGGACGAGGCAACGGTTCAAAGGATTTTCGAGCCGTTTTTCACTACCAAGCGGACGGGGAAGGGGACCGGTCTCGGGTTGTCGATCGTCCATGGGATCATTCAACAGCATGGTGGCTTAATCCGCGTTTACAGCAACGAAGGAATCGGTACGACATTCAAGATTTACCTGCCGTTGGTGGCGGACGGAGAGGCCGTAACGGCGGCAGTCGAGGACACTCCTGCACGGGGAGGGAACGAACGGATTCTCCTTGTTGAGGACGAGACTGAGGTTCGTCAGGTACTCAAGTTGATGCTGCAGAAAGGGGGCTACCATGTCGTTGAGGCCAGTGATGGCGATGAGGCCTGGGAGTTGCTGCAGAAGGATCACACGGGTATCAGGCTTGTCGTGAGCGACCTGATCATGCCGCGCATGACGGGAAAGGAACTCCTCGACCGGATCAGGGAGCACCTTCCCGCCATCAGGGTCCTCTTTATCAGTGGCTACACGTTCGATGTGATACAGTACAAGGGAATTCTGGAAGGAGAGGTGGACCTGCTGATGAAACCATTCACTGCGAACAGGTTTCTCACACGGGTCCGCGAGGCACTGGACCGGTAA
- a CDS encoding DUF4177 domain-containing protein, whose protein sequence is MLKYKVVEINTVSEDILEEVLNEWTAAGWRFDGLHFAMRESQKRPSMAFVIFTRVEGA, encoded by the coding sequence ATGCTGAAATACAAGGTGGTGGAGATCAATACCGTGTCCGAGGATATCCTGGAAGAGGTGCTGAATGAATGGACCGCTGCGGGGTGGCGCTTCGACGGACTGCACTTTGCCATGCGCGAGTCGCAGAAGCGGCCCTCCATGGCCTTTGTCATCTTCACCCGCGTGGAGGGCGCATAG
- the polA gene encoding DNA polymerase I: MSDRATLYLIDGSSYLYRAYHAIRHLSSPSGFPTNAIYGFTQMLLKVLKERQPDHVAVVFDISRHTFRNDIYPDYKANRAAMPDDLRVQIDPIKEIIRAFRIPVLELQGYEADDIIGTIAADCAGRGITTVVVTGDKDLMQIVTDSVRLLDTMKEKESGLAEVVERFGVGPERVIDILGLAGDSSDNIPGVPGVGEKTAIKLIQEYGSLDELLARAGEVKGKVGEKLREFADQARLSRQLATIDCRVPLSYDFADFVAEPPDNQQLAACFKEYGFTTLLKELTSRATLSIEQYRTIATEEDFAGLLRDLVAEHPFAIDLETTSLNPLAAEVVGISCSFRDHEACYIPVGHDYPGVPAQLDRAMVLERLRPILEDPAIRKVGQNIKYDYQVLRSSGVAMTGLWCDTMLAAYLLNPGRTSHGLDSLAAEFLDHRMISYAEVTGKGKEQKGFAQVEIDLASRYSCEDADATFLLHRMLLPKLGESDMERLFFELEMPLVRILAEMELAGVKLDLALLADLSAEFGSQMGILEQEVHRLAGGEFNLNSPKQLGEVLFERLKLPVGKKTKGKTGWSTNVDELERLADEHEIARLILQYRSLSKLKSTYTDALAGQVDENGRVHTSYNQAVTTTGRLSSSDPNLQNIPVRTEEGRRIRHAFVAEKGHCILSADYSQIELRVLAHLSDDPVFCDAFRNDEDIHTRTAAEVFGLFPEMVTSEMRRQAKTINFGVIYGQGAFSLARQLGVARRVAEDFIGSYKERHAGAMAFLDACVAQARSEGHVTTLLGRRLPIPDIGSSNAAVRSFGERNAINYPIQGSAADIIKQAMVNIDRRLRAEGLRSRLIMQVHDELVFEVPEDELVRMEQLVVHEMEHAVPLRIPLKVDMSYGANWAEAH, encoded by the coding sequence ATGTCAGACCGGGCGACCCTCTATCTCATCGACGGCTCTTCCTACCTCTACCGGGCCTACCATGCCATCCGCCACCTGTCGTCCCCCAGCGGCTTCCCCACCAACGCCATCTACGGCTTTACCCAGATGCTGCTCAAGGTGCTCAAGGAACGGCAGCCGGATCACGTGGCAGTGGTGTTCGACATCTCCCGGCATACCTTCCGCAACGACATCTATCCCGACTACAAGGCCAACCGGGCCGCCATGCCGGACGACCTCAGGGTACAGATCGATCCCATCAAGGAGATTATCCGCGCCTTTCGCATCCCGGTGTTGGAGCTGCAGGGGTACGAGGCGGACGACATCATCGGCACCATCGCCGCCGACTGCGCCGGGCGCGGCATCACCACGGTGGTGGTGACCGGCGACAAGGACCTGATGCAGATCGTCACCGATTCAGTCCGCCTCCTGGATACCATGAAAGAGAAGGAATCCGGCCTGGCCGAGGTGGTCGAGCGTTTCGGTGTCGGTCCGGAGCGGGTGATCGATATCCTGGGCCTTGCCGGCGACAGCTCCGACAACATCCCGGGCGTTCCCGGCGTCGGCGAGAAGACCGCCATCAAGCTGATCCAGGAATACGGTTCCCTGGACGAGCTTTTGGCACGGGCAGGCGAGGTCAAGGGGAAGGTTGGCGAGAAGCTGCGCGAGTTTGCCGACCAGGCTCGGCTCTCCCGACAGCTTGCCACCATCGACTGCCGGGTTCCCCTCTCGTACGATTTCGCCGACTTTGTCGCCGAGCCCCCTGACAACCAGCAGCTGGCAGCCTGCTTCAAGGAATACGGATTCACCACGCTTCTGAAGGAGCTGACCAGCCGCGCCACCCTTTCCATCGAACAGTACCGGACCATTGCGACCGAGGAGGATTTCGCCGGGTTGCTCAGGGACCTGGTGGCGGAACACCCCTTTGCCATCGACCTGGAGACTACCAGCCTCAACCCGCTGGCAGCGGAGGTCGTTGGTATCTCCTGTTCGTTCCGGGATCACGAGGCCTGCTACATCCCGGTGGGGCACGACTATCCGGGGGTGCCGGCCCAGCTCGACCGGGCGATGGTCCTGGAGCGCCTCCGGCCGATCCTGGAGGACCCCGCCATTCGCAAGGTGGGGCAGAACATCAAGTACGACTACCAGGTTCTGAGGAGTTCAGGTGTCGCCATGACCGGCCTCTGGTGCGACACCATGCTCGCCGCCTATCTTCTCAACCCCGGCCGGACCAGCCATGGCCTGGATTCGCTGGCGGCCGAGTTTCTCGACCACCGGATGATCTCCTATGCCGAGGTGACCGGCAAGGGGAAGGAGCAGAAGGGGTTCGCCCAGGTGGAGATCGACCTGGCGAGCCGCTATTCCTGCGAGGATGCCGACGCCACCTTTCTCCTGCACCGCATGCTCCTGCCGAAGCTTGGCGAGAGCGACATGGAACGGCTCTTCTTCGAACTGGAGATGCCGCTGGTGCGAATCCTTGCCGAGATGGAGCTGGCCGGCGTGAAGCTGGACCTGGCGCTCCTGGCCGATCTCTCCGCGGAATTCGGCAGCCAGATGGGCATCCTGGAACAGGAGGTCCACCGGCTTGCCGGCGGGGAGTTCAACCTGAATTCGCCCAAGCAGTTGGGTGAGGTGCTGTTCGAGCGGCTGAAACTGCCGGTGGGGAAGAAGACCAAGGGGAAGACCGGCTGGTCGACCAATGTGGACGAGCTGGAGCGTCTGGCCGACGAACACGAGATCGCCCGGCTGATCCTCCAGTACCGGAGCCTGTCCAAGCTCAAATCCACCTATACCGACGCCCTGGCAGGGCAGGTCGACGAAAACGGCCGGGTTCATACCTCCTATAACCAGGCAGTGACCACGACCGGGCGTCTCTCCTCGTCCGATCCGAACCTGCAGAACATCCCGGTCCGCACCGAGGAAGGGCGGCGGATCCGCCATGCCTTCGTGGCCGAAAAGGGGCATTGCATCCTCTCAGCCGACTATTCGCAGATCGAGCTGCGGGTGCTGGCCCATCTTTCGGACGATCCGGTCTTCTGCGATGCCTTCAGAAATGATGAGGACATCCATACCAGGACCGCGGCTGAGGTCTTCGGTCTCTTCCCGGAGATGGTGACGTCGGAGATGCGGCGCCAGGCCAAGACCATCAACTTCGGGGTGATCTACGGCCAGGGGGCATTCAGCCTGGCCCGCCAGCTGGGGGTGGCGCGCAGGGTGGCGGAGGATTTCATCGGCAGCTACAAGGAGCGTCACGCCGGCGCCATGGCGTTTCTCGACGCCTGTGTGGCGCAGGCCCGCTCGGAAGGGCATGTGACGACACTGCTGGGAAGGAGGCTCCCCATCCCCGACATCGGCAGCAGCAACGCCGCGGTCCGCTCCTTTGGCGAACGGAACGCCATCAACTACCCGATCCAGGGGTCGGCAGCCGACATCATCAAGCAGGCCATGGTAAACATCGACCGGCGTCTGCGGGCGGAGGGGCTCAGGAGCAGGCTCATCATGCAGGTGCATGACGAACTGGTCTTCGAGGTGCCGGAGGACGAGCTGGTCCGGATGGAGCAACTGGTGGTCCACGAGATGGAGCATGCCGTACCGCTCAGGATACCGCTGAAGGTCGATATGAGCTACGGTGCCAACTGGGCCGAGGCGCACTGA
- a CDS encoding PhnD/SsuA/transferrin family substrate-binding protein, which yields MAAGREQFALRAVRWIIVAVLFCVPLSAIAAQKKSYTLAVIPNKPAVVLHRNWTPFVEELSRRVGAQIELKLYDKIATFLTESEDGIPDFIFSAPNMFYLAHQKQKYIPLVRSSRKFSGIVFVRKDSPYTSIKDLQGKTIAFVGPKNVCSVITRQALLTGVGAIDFNASFSGSTANVAKSVLLGKADAGATLDATIMTDIPKMAEEFRILLETEKVASHPLAAHPRLPKKVRDAVTRAVLSMNKSVDGRELLKAVKLDHPIKASFNRDYGIFAEVDFQRLDSQSAR from the coding sequence ATGGCAGCAGGCAGAGAGCAGTTTGCCCTTCGGGCTGTCCGATGGATCATTGTTGCAGTTCTGTTCTGCGTGCCGCTTAGCGCCATTGCTGCCCAGAAGAAAAGCTATACCCTCGCAGTCATTCCCAACAAACCAGCCGTTGTCCTGCATCGGAACTGGACTCCTTTTGTCGAGGAGCTTTCACGCCGAGTCGGTGCTCAGATAGAACTCAAGCTCTACGACAAGATCGCCACCTTCCTGACGGAGTCCGAGGATGGCATACCGGACTTTATCTTCAGTGCTCCCAACATGTTCTACCTTGCCCATCAGAAGCAGAAGTACATCCCTCTGGTGCGGAGTTCCCGCAAGTTCAGCGGGATCGTCTTTGTCCGCAAGGATTCTCCCTACACCAGCATTAAAGATCTGCAGGGTAAAACCATTGCCTTTGTCGGGCCGAAGAACGTCTGCAGCGTCATCACCCGTCAAGCCCTGTTGACGGGTGTCGGTGCGATCGACTTCAATGCCTCCTTCAGCGGATCGACGGCCAATGTGGCCAAGAGTGTCCTCTTGGGCAAGGCCGACGCGGGAGCAACCCTCGATGCGACCATCATGACCGATATCCCCAAGATGGCCGAAGAATTCCGCATCCTGCTTGAAACCGAAAAGGTCGCTTCCCATCCTCTTGCCGCCCATCCCCGTCTGCCGAAAAAGGTTCGGGATGCGGTGACCAGGGCGGTATTGTCCATGAACAAGAGCGTTGACGGCCGGGAGCTCTTGAAAGCGGTCAAGCTGGATCATCCCATCAAGGCGTCATTCAATCGCGACTATGGCATTTTTGCCGAAGTCGATTTCCAGCGTCTGGACAGTCAGTCAGCACGCTGA
- a CDS encoding peptide chain release factor-like protein has protein sequence MTFAVSEEKNRQLREAMAALGIREEDLEERFVRSSGAGGQHVNKTATCVWLKHRPSGLEVKCMRDRSQSVNRFLARRELVERLAAQAGQVTPRGAEQEKLRRQKAKRRQKARRKYSAATGEPHDQQ, from the coding sequence ATGACCTTTGCGGTGAGCGAAGAGAAAAACCGCCAGCTCAGGGAGGCGATGGCAGCCCTGGGTATCCGCGAGGAGGACCTGGAGGAGCGGTTTGTCCGGTCGTCCGGCGCCGGCGGACAACATGTGAACAAGACCGCCACCTGCGTCTGGTTGAAGCATCGCCCCAGCGGGCTGGAAGTGAAATGCATGCGCGACAGGAGCCAGTCGGTAAACCGATTTCTGGCCCGGCGCGAACTGGTGGAGCGGCTTGCCGCGCAAGCCGGACAGGTGACCCCCCGTGGCGCGGAGCAGGAGAAACTCCGCCGGCAAAAGGCGAAACGCCGGCAGAAGGCGCGCCGCAAATATTCCGCAGCAACCGGTGAACCCCATGATCAACAGTGA